CGAGACTGAGGTGTAGAGCGCGGTGGTGGATGAGTAGGCGTGGCCAACTTGCTGCTGGACAAACATAGGATCGTATCCGGCCTCGAGGAGATGAGTGACGTAGGAGTGGCGCAGGCAGTGCATCTTCAACTCTGTCGGTAGCCCAGCCAGTTCGCGGACCGCAGTGAAGGTGCGATTGAAGTTGCGGATGCCCGTGGCGCCAGCCCGTTCCGACGGCCACAACGAGGCCGAGCGGTCCGCAGTGGCGAACTGTTCGCGACCCTGCGGCGAGAGCCAGTGATCGAGAAGATCGACCACCCAGTCAAACTCAGGCACCGTGAGAACAGTGCGACGGCGCGGTCCTGACCCCGACATGCCTTTGGCGTAGCGGATCTGAACGGCGCCATAGCGGCCGTACTTGTCTACGTGCGGATTTGGGCCGAAGTCGTGGTAGTCGAGCATGGAAAGTTCCCGACGGCGCAAACCGTAGGCGTAGCACACCTTGAACGCGGTGGAGTCTCGCATCAGTGGGAGCCAGCGCTTCGAGCCCTTGGCGAACTCTTGATCGACGAGGTCATCGCAGGTGTCGAAGAATGTCTGCAACTCGGTCTGAGTGAAGCTGCGCCGGTCCGCTGGGATGGCGTCATCGGTCTTGTGGCGCGGCGTGTTCCACTCGAACACGACTTGGGCGGGAACGTCGTCAAATACTTTGCTGCAGAACGCAGCCCACCCATACCTTTCGTCAGTGACGTAATAGCAGAAGGACCTGATCGTGCCAGCGTTCGCGCGCAGCGTCGACACCGAGACGGCTTTCGGCCCGGTTCGTCGATCAGCCAGGAACTCATCGACATGGATCGGCTGCCAGCCCCACGGATACTCGTTGGAGTGCTCCTGGAACCGAGAGACCAGGCCG
Above is a genomic segment from Rhodococcus qingshengii JCM 15477 containing:
- a CDS encoding tyrosine-type recombinase/integrase encodes the protein MQSVPGRLPEFLSNGVVGLLRPEDRVFEAMLDGWRAQMLARGLGVPFIRSSCGLVSRFQEHSNEYPWGWQPIHVDEFLADRRTGPKAVSVSTLRANAGTIRSFCYYVTDERYGWAAFCSKVFDDVPAQVVFEWNTPRHKTDDAIPADRRSFTQTELQTFFDTCDDLVDQEFAKGSKRWLPLMRDSTAFKVCYAYGLRRRELSMLDYHDFGPNPHVDKYGRYGAVQIRYAKGMSGSGPRRRTVLTVPEFDWVVDLLDHWLSPQGREQFATADRSASLWPSERAGATGIRNFNRTFTAVRELAGLPTELKMHCLRHSYVTHLLEAGYDPMFVQQQVGHAYSSTTALYTSVSADFKQKTIQRMIQQRIVTRDERRTGKDT